In the Halorussus salinus genome, ACCGACGACGCGGGCGGCGTCGGCGACGGCGCGACGACCGACGGCGGCGAGACTGGAGGTACTGACGGCGGGGCCGGAGGGACCGACGAGGGCGCGGCGTCGCGGCGGGACGGGACCGACCGCTGACCGCGAGGGTCAGGCCTCGACGCTCAACTCGATGTACTGGGTTTCCCACTCCCGGCGGGCCTCGATTTCGCGGTCTCCTCGGCGGGTCAGCGTGTAGAAGTTCGTCCGGCGGTCGCGCTGGCCCTTCTCGACTAACCCCTTATCTACCAACGTGTCGAGGTTCGGGTAGAGTCGGCCGTGGTGAATCTCCTTCTCGTAGTA is a window encoding:
- a CDS encoding PadR family transcriptional regulator, which gives rise to MHDLTGFQRDLLYVIAGLDEPHGLAIKDELENYYEKEIHHGRLYPNLDTLVDKGLVEKGQRDRRTNFYTLTRRGDREIEARREWETQYIELSVEA